One Pasteurella dagmatis DNA segment encodes these proteins:
- a CDS encoding cytochrome b562 — MKRLKQILSIALFTCVLVGTANAHVRTEMNQMKGAASALTQASDVMAFEKAAMELRALAVQSSEKKPASIDNDEDFKGYQVGMQEFITVLDEATKQAKSGDLEAAKATSKKLFDIRNEYHKKYK; from the coding sequence ATGAAAAGATTAAAACAAATATTATCAATCGCACTATTTACTTGTGTGCTAGTGGGCACGGCAAACGCACATGTACGTACTGAAATGAACCAAATGAAAGGTGCTGCTAGTGCTTTAACTCAAGCGAGTGATGTAATGGCATTTGAGAAAGCTGCAATGGAATTACGCGCGTTAGCAGTGCAGTCTTCAGAGAAAAAACCAGCGAGTATTGATAATGATGAGGATTTCAAAGGTTATCAAGTTGGTATGCAAGAATTTATCACTGTGCTAGATGAAGCGACAAAACAAGCTAAGTCTGGTGATCTGGAGGCTGCAAAAGCAACAAGTAAAAAATTATTTGATATAAGAAATGAATATCATAAAAAATATAAATAA
- the uspE gene encoding universal stress protein UspE, whose amino-acid sequence MKFNNILVVLNPENEKQYALARAVRLVKEQKSEQKIHITVFLAVYDLSYEMSALLSSEEREEMHRGVITQRTQLIQPYLEKYADPNIEFTPLVIWHSNEAEAIAAEVEKNAYDLVVKYTKEEESITSLIFTPMDWQLLRKCPTPLLMVRDGDWKHQRRILIAVNTSDDDEDRNHSMINQQLVALGIDLASNLERGNVHLVTAYPPTPVNMAIDLPEFNGGEYEKNIRGQYLINMKALRQQFGIDEDHTHVKEGFPEEVIPEVAKELEAELVVLGTIGRTGLSAAFLGNTAEHVINRLSCNLLAIKPQKQDS is encoded by the coding sequence ATGAAATTTAACAATATATTGGTCGTTCTTAATCCTGAAAATGAAAAACAATATGCTTTAGCAAGAGCGGTTCGTTTAGTAAAGGAACAAAAGAGTGAACAAAAGATTCACATTACAGTCTTTTTGGCTGTTTATGATCTCTCCTATGAAATGTCTGCGCTACTTTCTTCCGAAGAACGTGAAGAAATGCATCGTGGTGTTATTACACAACGCACACAATTAATTCAACCTTATTTGGAAAAATATGCTGATCCAAACATTGAATTCACACCTTTAGTGATTTGGCACAGTAATGAAGCAGAAGCCATTGCCGCTGAAGTGGAAAAAAACGCTTATGATTTAGTAGTGAAATACACAAAAGAGGAAGAAAGCATTACTTCCTTGATTTTTACTCCTATGGATTGGCAACTTTTACGTAAATGCCCTACACCTTTGTTAATGGTAAGAGATGGGGATTGGAAACATCAAAGACGCATTTTAATTGCAGTCAATACCAGTGACGATGATGAGGATCGTAATCACAGTATGATAAACCAACAACTTGTTGCATTAGGTATTGACCTTGCCTCTAATTTAGAACGTGGTAATGTACATTTAGTCACAGCATATCCTCCAACACCAGTTAATATGGCAATTGACCTGCCTGAGTTTAACGGTGGTGAATATGAAAAAAATATTCGTGGCCAATATCTAATTAATATGAAAGCATTACGGCAACAATTTGGGATTGATGAAGATCATACTCATGTAAAAGAAGGATTTCCTGAAGAAGTCATCCCTGAAGTAGCAAAAGAGTTAGAAGCAGAATTAGTCGTACTAGGCACAATTGGAAGAACCGGTCTTTCAGCAGCTTTCCTTGGTAATACTGCAGAGCATGTTATTAATCGCTTAAGTTGTAATTTATTAGCTATTAAACCCCAAAAGCAAGATAGTTAA
- a CDS encoding FNR family transcription factor: MDTKIGRKVQSGGCAIHCQDCSISQLCIPFTLNEHELDQLDNIIERKKPIQKSQVLFKAGDPLTSLYAIRSGTIKTYTISETGEEQITSFQLPGDLVGFDAIMNMEHPSFAQALETSMVCEIPFDILDDLSGKMPKLRQQIMRLMSNEIKNDQEMILLLSKMNAEERLAAFIYNLSRRYSARGFSPREFRLTMTRGDIGNYLGLTVETISRLLGRLQKMGILSVQGKYITINNMNELIELSGTMKTNIRMGI, from the coding sequence ATGGATACTAAAATTGGGCGCAAAGTGCAATCTGGTGGCTGTGCAATACATTGCCAAGATTGTAGTATTAGCCAGCTTTGTATTCCTTTTACACTCAATGAACATGAACTAGATCAGCTAGATAATATCATTGAGCGTAAAAAGCCAATACAAAAATCTCAAGTTTTATTTAAAGCTGGTGATCCTCTCACATCGCTTTATGCAATTCGTTCTGGCACAATTAAAACTTATACTATAAGTGAAACTGGTGAAGAACAAATTACCTCTTTTCAATTACCTGGGGATTTAGTGGGTTTCGATGCCATTATGAATATGGAGCATCCAAGTTTTGCACAAGCACTCGAAACATCAATGGTGTGTGAAATTCCATTTGATATTTTGGATGATTTATCTGGTAAAATGCCTAAACTTCGTCAACAAATTATGCGTTTGATGAGTAATGAAATAAAAAATGATCAAGAAATGATTCTGTTACTCTCAAAAATGAATGCAGAAGAACGTCTAGCTGCGTTTATTTACAACCTTTCTCGCCGTTATTCAGCTAGAGGCTTCTCACCCAGAGAATTCCGTTTAACAATGACTCGCGGCGATATTGGTAACTATCTTGGCTTAACCGTCGAAACTATTAGTCGTTTACTAGGTCGTCTACAAAAAATGGGTATCCTTTCTGTACAAGGAAAATACATAACTATCAACAATATGAATGAACTCATTGAGTTATCCGGGACAATGAAAACTAATATTCGAATGGGAATTTAA